Proteins encoded together in one Sinorhizobium meliloti window:
- a CDS encoding MgtC/SapB family protein translates to MNEVFNDILVDTQTPYSVIFARLFGAILLGAMIGVEREKRQRPAGLRTHILVSLASAIFAVVAIESVHMKSLSGPEVRIDPIRVVEAVTAGVAFLAAGMIVFSKGEVKGLTTGAGMWLAGAVGLGVGFGFWLIAAFAAIASLVVLFVLGRLEVALQWKAPDEFFDTDATSQKNEDPGEEDRLRDRVDVRER, encoded by the coding sequence ATGAACGAAGTCTTTAACGACATCCTTGTCGATACCCAAACACCTTACTCAGTGATATTCGCGCGGCTCTTCGGCGCCATCCTGCTCGGCGCGATGATCGGCGTCGAGCGTGAAAAGCGGCAGCGGCCGGCCGGGCTCAGGACCCACATTCTCGTCAGCCTCGCCTCCGCGATCTTCGCGGTGGTCGCCATCGAAAGCGTGCACATGAAAAGCCTTTCCGGCCCCGAGGTGCGCATCGATCCCATTCGCGTCGTGGAAGCCGTAACCGCGGGAGTGGCCTTTCTCGCCGCCGGCATGATCGTCTTTTCGAAGGGTGAGGTGAAGGGCCTGACGACCGGCGCAGGCATGTGGCTTGCCGGCGCCGTCGGTCTCGGAGTTGGGTTCGGCTTCTGGCTGATAGCGGCCTTCGCCGCCATTGCGAGCCTCGTCGTGCTCTTTGTCCTCGGCCGGCTGGAGGTGGCGTTGCAGTGGAAGGCGCCGGACGAGTTCTTCGACACGGACGCTACGTCGCAGAAGAATGAAGATCCAGGAGAAGAAGACCGGCTACGAGACCGGGTCGATGTGCGCGAACGCTGA